A window of Macrotis lagotis isolate mMagLag1 chromosome 1, bilby.v1.9.chrom.fasta, whole genome shotgun sequence genomic DNA:
TTCCAACCTCATGTGTTGGAAACATGTATTTGTTGATCCCTTCTTCTACTCTCTACTAGGCTTGAAACCCACCACCCCCTTTTTCAATAGAGTGTTCTCCCATTTCCTTGGAACCTTACCTTTCCACCTCCTTTCTCTCTAAGTGGAAAGCCTATGGTCTCCACCATCCTTTCCTACTCTTCTAGTTCTTTTATAGTCTCTCAGAATGTAAACACATCCCGTAGTTGTGGACCCTGGGGAATACACACTGTCCCTGTGAGGCATAGTCACCAATCATTTTACTTTCTCTCAGCTCTACTGATGGCAGTCAGAGGTGTCTGTGTCCCGAATTTCATGAGGTGCCTATCCTTAGTATCAGGAGAACCCTTTTAGCTTTGGGCAGTTGACAAGAGACCTCAGACTCAGTTGTTGTCACCTGTGTTCTGTAGCTTGTGAGTAGCAAAAGTTGGACTCAGGGATCTGGGCATTATGATTCTATTTATGGCTGTCATGTATGTCAGCTTGACCTTGTCTGCACTGTGTTGGAGTGGAAAGAATGCCAGAATGGTGGTCAGTTTTTTGgtcaaaatttttgtttttggaaggaATGGCTCAGTTActaagtatgtgtgtgtggagggagggagggagggaggggaatatTTTGGAGTAGAAATtatgaaacaacaaaacaaaagatatcaatatgatgaaaatatgaaGCATCACTAGAATATATGCCTCTTGATTTGTCACTAACTTATAGAAttgtagaaaatgagatttttctggCATGAATATTGggtttgagggtttttttggggtGGCTGTGATTTGTTTTTTAGGGATATGGATGGAAACTAGATCTACGATTCCATTAATAGAGGTCATTCTCTTAGGTGAGGAAACTAACTTCCTCTATCAATGCTGGTCTGCACTTCCTCTTCTGCTTATAGCTTTATAGTTGCTCTGAGATTAAGGGCAAACAGGTTATTAGGTGAAGTCTGATTTTGAGGCCTGTTCTGTTAGATTGTAAAGCTCTGTGAGGATAATGTTCTTTCTTATTTAAACTTTATGTTTTCCTGGCACCTAACCCAGTGTTCTGCATACAGTATGcttttaagtgaaatggataaattacTGAATGACCTACTTTTTAATCCAGTAGGACCTGACAGACTTAGGTTTGAGTCTGAGTCCTAACACTTAGTACCAATGTGGGTGTCTTAAACAGGACACTTAAGGTCCCTGACCCTCAGTTTTTCCCATCTCTACCTTTGATAGCAAGATGAGGAAAGCTTCACTATCTATTAGAGTGGTTATGAGGGAAAATgctataaaaaaaatccaaaagtgtCACTTACATTTGAAATAATATTGTTGCCATGAGAAAGAAATTGGTAGAAATACTTAAAGACTTTTCAACCAACAGGGatcaattttggaaaaaaatactgaataaatgtgtGATTGATGATAGCTTTTAATGACTTCAATTTGACTGATGTTGTTCAAAGTCCTCTGATGAGCATTGAGGTGGGCTTGGGGATCAAGTCCTCTCCTCTCCCACTGTGCTGCTTTACTTGATTTCAtagtttccatggatttaattaccatctctatattgatgattctcaaatctgccTATCTATCCAACTCCTCTGCTTACTTGAATCTTAAATCTCCAGTTGCCTTTCAGACCCCTCAAACATGATGTCCAGTAAACATTAAATTCAGCATATCCAGAATGGACCTCATTATCTTCCCTGACCCAAGTCTTCCTCTTCTCCTGCCTTCCCTGTAGGGCAGACTCTTATCATCTTGAACCTTGAATATTGCAACAGTCTGTTGGTGGGTCTGTCTCCAGACTTCCCCATTccagtccattctccattcagtcattaaagtCTCCATTCAGCCATGATTTTGCTCCCTATCCAGTCTATCCAGTAAGCTTCATTGACTTCATTTTGCTTTCATACCAAATGTGCTATTTGGTATGCAGAGCCTTTTATAACCTACCTGtatcctacctttccagttgTCTTATATCCTACTCCCTGACACATAACaattcaatccagtgacactgacctcttgGCAGGTCTTGAGTGATACTccatttcttaactttttattatttcctatttatcctatgttttatttgctttctatgtatttcttttcatgatatcttgcccattagattgtaaactccttgttgtcttttgcctctttttgtatccccagtttaGCACTGTGCCTGACATGTAGTAAACACTTAGTGAATgttcatttattgattgattctgtTGCTTCAAATATAAATATCAGGCTTTTGTTCCCCACCAAATCTGGCTTATAAAAATCTTGAATGTGGCAGATGATTCTGATATTCTTGGCTTTTAATCTCTTGTCCTAGCCTTTATAGGGTAAAATGCATCAGTCCAGTTTGAAATCTGCAGTTGTATTTCCaccaacttttttcctttcttaatatgaatttgaatttgcTGATGATGCTGATTGTCATTTGGTGGTAATGTATGGGTGCTAGAATCTTTTCCTTTGGGATCATAGCATCTTTTGACTGAGCAATCTACGTCTCCTCCTTTACCATCCATTTTTCACAGGAAATATGTGCATAATTTTTATTGTAGTTTTCTGTAATTATTTCATTATAggtctctctctattttttctttaaaagaggcCTTAGGGCTATtgcctgaatttggagtcaattTACATTCTGATCAATAGAGTTATTAAGCTAAATAGCAAAACAACATCCATTTCCTCAGGAAATTTATAATCTAGAAGCATGAGTATAATTAAGAAACTTGTTTCTGTTCACAAATATGTGATTCTTCTAAAACTTTTCCTGCAGGTGAATGTCAGTTCTGCCGTACTAAAAGCTGCAGCCCATCATTATGGTTCACAGTGTGATAAAGTCAATAAAGAATTTATGCTTTGCCGCTGGGAAGAGAAGGATCCAAGGCGATGTTTAAGCGAAGGGAAACTTGTCAATCAGTGTGCTTTGGAATTCTTCAGGTAAAGATTTCTCTGTGTATATGCCTTGGCACAAAAAGACCAAGTGAAAAGATTAGAAGGCAATATTTTTAGTTAATTCAAAACAATGCCTGCTGTATGaaaagcattgtgctaaatgtagggggatgcaaagacaaaataatCCCTGCATTCAAAAGGCTTATATTGTACTCTGGggatatacaaaataatttgtgaGAGGACTAGTTAGTAATAGGGGAATTAGGAGAGGTATCATAAAGGATATGACACCTGAATAAATCATGAAGGAAGATCAGAGGATCATAGACTTAAAAATATAAGATACATTATTCTTCATCTAGGTCTGAGGTGTCAAGCACCATCTGTAACACTCCACAAGTAGCCTGAAcctaattaaaatgtaattgagaaatatttaacaaaataagtaaaatttcagTAGGacatagataattttaatatgtGGTTCTTCTTAGTGTTCCTGAAAGAATACTGCATATATGGTTTATTAGCCCCCATTATAGGAGTTTGAAAACACTGATGTGGctcaacccccttattttacgtATAAAAAAACTGAGGGAGCAgcattaaataacttgttcaagaaTGCATATCAGAGCTGAAATTAAAAAGGTAATGCATTTCAAGCATTAGGAACAATTTGTACAGATTTATAGAGTTGAGAAAATGTCAAATTTAGGAAATAGCTGATAAATTTTAGGTGAAATTTGTTTTtgaagtaatgtgaaataagattttaaaattgtcttcctGCATATTGTCAATATCACTCAGAAAAGGCAGCTGCAGAGACAAGTGAGGGAATTCAAGGTGAGACATATGTATTTTCCCATTGTACTTTCTGTGCTCCTTATAATAAGAGTAATTATTGTTTAATAATATGATATTATACTAGttaattattatatatcataataGTTTATTATTCTATTGAGCTTGGCAGTTTCAAGTTACTGCAACTCCAGGAAGTACATAGTGTAAATGTTGTCTCTTATTGTTGTGGAAACTGTGACTTAGGGAGCTGATTTGTTCATGGCTTCACcctaaagaaaactaaagaagacTTTAGGaatttgatctttttatttttttaaggtagaTTCTCAACAAAGTAATTTCTTATGGTTTAGGTGTACCATGTTCCCTTGGTAAAAATTTCTTTCTCACTTTGTCCCATGGTACCTATAAGCTTCTTTGGGAGAAAGCCATTAATTATGAGAATGCCAGGGGCAGGGTTGGGTTGTATAGCTTCTAGGGTGATAGGGATGAACTTTACAACCTAAATAACCTTAGGTGACTGACTGAATCTTACATAAATCATGGAACtatagaatattaatattaatattagaaggaatcttagagactAATAAAGTCTTCTCAtcttacaagtgaagaaactgactTAATATTGACTTAAATATTGACTTAATTATTCTCTAACAATAAATTAGTGACAGAGCCAGAATTTTCCTCTATATTATGAATTTCTAGATTAAAAACCACATTAGAGTTCCTTTTTGGGGGAGAGTACTTTTAATTGATTTCTCTCATAATCATACTATATAGATGCACACTTTCtcttaaatttgttttgtaaAAATGTCATTAATTCATTGAATTGGTTttgattgttaaaaataaatgaaaaaatataggaaaaccAAATGCTGCATTAAACACCTTCATTTTGCTAGTTATATAAGATATAAACCTGATAGTTAACCACCATCTAAGAGAGTTCTTGAACCCTAATTTGAGTCACCCACCCAAGGGCCTCTGGTCCGCTTGCCATTTCAATTGGAAGTTGTTCTTAGGAAATAAATGCCCCTCTTCTCTCTGCAGTTTTAcctccatcctccactcagctgtcatGTTCAACAGTTCAGTTGAAAATTTGTTCACTTCACAGTGCCAAGTACCATATTCACTCTTGTGTAGAAAGTCTAGGATAGGTTCAGAGCATAGTTAAGTGAATAGTTCGGTTTAGATGCATGTAAGGGAGCAGCATAAGAAAGAGGGCTAAAAAGAAGGAATGGTGCCATACTTGCTAGTTATGCTCTAGAGAAACTTTTTGTTCAGGTCTCAATTTTCCAACTCTGAAGTATTAGGAATATTATATGACAAGCCCTCTGCAATAAGTTTTGTTTATCAGTTACATTCCCAATTTCACTCACCAGGCAACCTGAAGTCACCTCAAGAATTTTCTGAGCAGAAGGAGTGACATGAGAGCATCTCTGCTTAAGCAGGATTATTTTTGTTGAAGtaaaagatggattgaagagaggGAGAGTGAAGGCAGAAAGACCTATTAGGAGGCTGTTAGGAAGCAACAGGATTTCATTCATAGAatattggatttaagagagaggATTGTCGTTATCCTGCCATTAACCCTTGGTATCTTTATGAccaaaggcaagtcacttaacatttctaagcctatttcctcatctgtataaaagATTCATGATAATACTTAACTTATAGGTTCAAATAAAACATTGTATGTAAggcattttacaaactttaagaATCTTTGTCAATTGCAGTAGTCCATGTGAACGTAATGAAACCTTTTACTAAGGTAAAGTGAAAATTGAGAGGGAATGATTGTGAGATGTATTGATATTTTGCTAACTGATTAGACATGGaagggaaatgaaaggaaagaattgaAGATAACCCTAGCTTATAAACAGGAGAAAGTCTCAAGTCTCTtcattctaatccatcctccactcagctgtcatAGTGCTCTTTCTAAAGAACAGATCTGATTGTCATTCCTCTACTCAAGTAAACTCTGGTGGCTCCTTATCACCCTTAGGATAAACTATGaaatcttctgtttgattttcaaagccctttataacctgatCCCCTTCTAGCAACACCGGCCTCTTTGTTATTCCAGGAATAAGACTAACCTTGTTCTGACTTGGAACATTTTCAACTGGCCAACTgtcatgcctggaattctcttccttctcatttctgcctccGGACTTTACCTGTCTCCCTTAAAATCCCAATTTCTATGGGAAGTGTTTTCTAATCCCTTTAACATTAGTGCCTTCTTTCTATTGAGTGACTTCAGTTGATCCTATTCAAAGCTTTTATATGCATTTGCAATATAGAGAGATTTATCTGCATGTGCACATGTATGTACCTATATCTAGATAGCTAAATTTTGTTTGTACttagttattttcatgttgtttcttccattagacagtaagctccttgagagtagccTTTCTTTACATCCCTAGCACTTTGCCTAAGtgacctggcacatagtagtacttaacaaatgcttgttgactaacaGATGGGTGAATGAGGGTGTTGAACTGGGAAGCAGCAGATGTTGGACAGGTTGAATTTGATAGTCAGTGAGACATACATTTGAATTACATGCAAGTCTTGAGACTTGGATTTTCCTAGGACAATAATAATTTCACTACTACAGTTAACACCCATAGCTCACATTATTAGGAATAGTGTACTGTgctaaggaggaagagaaattcccATTAGAGACTTTCAGTTGCCTAAACTGAAACAGTTTTCCCTCTTTGGAATGGAAATGTTTCTAAAATGAAATACGTGTTTTTtataaatagaataatggatGTAGCATAACCTTTCCTTGACAGTTCAAAGCTGTCATTAAGTATGTTAGTTGATGTAATGTTTTGTAAAATATTATGCTTAGTGTTGGAATGTGCATTGTGCTTTTGACTTTGTGTGTCTGCTTTTTGTAGTATTTCTGGAGTCTTATTTCTCATAGTCATTGTCATTTCTTGCTACTCTACACTTGCCTGCTTCAGCTACAGTTCTCTACACTCCATCCTTATCTCTTCTTAATTTGCTTCTAATCTGCTCAGGTTTAGAAACCAAATTAACTTAATTTATTTGAGCTGGATGTATCTAGTGTAAATACACTCCTGAGGGAGAGTTAGGTTCTTACTTAACTCTATAATACCTGGTCCTGATTTCTCTATGACCTTTTCGGCCAATTTCTGGTTCTCTATATCTTTCCAATAATAGACCTTACTTTGTAATCAAGGTTTTATGGTACAAAAACATTATTGACTTAGAAGAGAGTGTTAGATTGGAATCAGAAGGTCTACCATTGGAATCAGGTCTACAGTTTAATCTCTTCACAACTCTgattctttgtttcctcatttttaaaaagggaataatatttgtaataccTACTTTGTAAGTTTGTTGTGGACATTGAGatagtttatgtaaaatgctttggaaatgatgttttatatatacatacccaaggatcattatcatcattataattattgttgttattacctACTACTTTTATCCCATTGATTTATGTTCTAAACATTAATTCGTTGCCTGCTGTGTTCTAAGAACTAtgctagggataaaaaaaaaaaaacaaaatttaaatcatTTCTGCCATGATGAAACTCATATTCTGTCAGGGAGGATGAggtttacagatgagtaaatacaGAATCAATTCtggggatgagaagggagggtaaATAGCAACTGGGAGGATCAAGGTAGACCTCTTGAAAGAGACAGAACTTTAATTAAACTAGAGTTATAAAAGAAACTAGGGAGTCCTTTGAGGGAGACATCATTCATTAATACATACATTCTAAGTCTGTGAAGGCTTGGAAATGGAGGCAGAATATTGTGTAGGAAAATTTGGCTAGAATTGAGAATGTGTGAAGGAGATTTAACATATAGTAAGCCTGGAAAGGTAAATTGAAACCAAATTGTGAAGAACTTAAATGCcaagaaaaagaagtttttctttttttcttttttaaaaagattatagtTTGAAATCATTGGAGTTTCTTGAGTAGGAGATCTCTGCTTTTGGAATATCAAATTTGTCAGCTGTATGAGGAATAGATTGAAAAGAGAAATTGTCTTTTGAGTTTTATCCATCATGagtcatagaatttagaattaaggggcagctaggtggtacagtggatggagcactggcctggagtcagaaagacctgagttcaagtttggcctcagacaattaataatcacctagctgtatgaccttgggcaggtcactgaaatcccattatcttaaataaaaaattgggggggggaagaatttagaattagaatagACCTTATATATCACTCAGGTTTTTCCCCCCATTTAGTTTTAGGAAATTGAGAtccatataaattaaatatttgctcAGAGATTACACAATTACATGATTAACTGAGATACCCAAGTAACAGCTTAACTTTGAGCTCAAGTTTCTTGATTTACCACTATGCTTTTCATACATATTACTCTTCTTCCTATTTTGCTTCCCAATAAGCTAACTTCCTAGTTTCTCCCTTTTAGGAATATAAAGACACACTGTGCTGAGTCCTTTACTGAGTATTGGACATGTATTGATTATTCTGAGCTTCAAGAGCTTCGTCGATGTCGCAAGGAACAGGCAAAATTTGACAACTGTGTCCTACAAAAGCTGGGATGGGTGCGCCCTGATTTGGGAGAACTGTCAAAGGTAAAAAAGATTTGATTACCTAGTTCATGAATCAATAGTTGGGTTAAGTAAGATGGGAGAAGTATCTTGGACAGAAGTACAGGAATATGTTCATTGAGATTAAACACTTTTAATTGTCATTGTAAATATGGTGGACTTCCTGAAATCCAAGTTtgcaaaacagaaaaaggaaattggatAATTACTCACATTTAAGAAGGAATTTTGTTTTCTAGGAAAATCCCTTCCCTCCAATGCATGTTGGGGAAGGCAGAGCAGAGAAGAGTTTGATATAAATCAGTAGGGAAGATAATAGCTTGAATTATGGAAAAGGCTTGAAGATTTTGCTACTGGCAGATCACTGTCTCTGAGAGTAAATTtcctattctttaaaatgagggaattagattaAATGaatctaacattctgtgttccaTTACCACTCATTCTAAGATCCTTCTATCTGTTTTTGGAATtacttccagttctaatattctctactgtatttttttctgttataaatTTCAGGACCTAATTGGCCATCTAACTTTACCAGTACtgaaaaaagaattccttcttAAAACATACCCCAAAACAACTTCCCCAGCCATTGTATGGAGACCTCAGAATTTACTTTGTTCTGAATCAACTCATTCCTCTGATTATtggaaaatttttcattatatcaaACTTAAATTTGCATCTTTGTAACTTTCCACACATTGTCTGCTAGGATTAAGTGAAACAAATCTAAACACCCCCTTCATATGAcaacatttttaatttcttgataGACAGCTATCATAACAACCCTTGCCTCCCTTCTCCCCAGTCTTTTCCTCTAGATTCTTCAATGTGTCCTCATGTGTTGTAAATTTCAGATTGAACTCAAAGTCTGATCAGCCTCTTCTTGAGTTTATTAGTGTTCTTCCTAAAATTTGGTAAcagaactgaatataatattctagatgtAGTCTCATCAAGGCAGAGGACAAAAAGACTCTTGTCTCCCTTAATCCCTGGATATTGTCTCTGTTAAATAGATTGCATTAGCTGTCCCTTTGCTGACTCCTGAATCTTATAGGCCATTAAAACTCTTCAGAtatttttttcagacaaattgcTATCTTCTTGTTTCCCCCACCTTATACTTGTGAAAATtggtgcttttatttttatttttttaggtttttgcaaggcaaatggggttaaatggcttgcccaaaggccacacagctaagtaattattaagtgtctgagactgaatttgaacccaggtactcctgactccaaggccagtgctttatccactactccacctagccgccccaaattgtttttttttcctttatcctcttCTGGGCTCTAAGATtctacatttatccctattaaatttcatcttatttgactTTGTCCAGTATTCTAGCTGTCAAGATCCTCTGTCCAGTGTTCTGGCCATCAAGATCCTTTGAATCCTGGTACTGTCATTAAATGTATTAACTCTTTCCTTTAACCTTGCTGTCTTCACCAAGTATCAAGCACAGATCCTTAGACTTTCTACTAGAAACCATCTTATAAATTGACATTAAACACTAATGACTGTTCTTTGATTCTAAACATTCGACTGGTTCCCAGggtatctaattttattttaatttagctTACATGTTTCCATCCTATCCACAATAACATCCtgaaagtttttatcaaatacttCGCTGAAATCCAGGTAAAATATTATCGATCACATTCTCTGATCTAggaaaacatcaaaaaaagaaattatattagtTCGGTATAATCTGCTCTTGATGAAGTCTTGCTGTAATcaattccttttctagatgtttactaactattcctttaataatactttcttttaaaaaaatacaaaatgagaaaaaaaattgtcatgtgAGCAGCAAAACATAAGGAATCATAATGTAAagtaataaatttccatttcaagggAGCCTATATAATAAACACTATACAATGTattcaaaattgttcatcttttcttagCTTCCTTGTAGGTCTTCTGTTCTTTGTTATatactgtttattttttcccttctaccCTCCCTAAGACAGTTAGAATtaaacatagatatatacatatatacatacccatatatacataaatccacatacatatacatagttacatatatacatgcatattcatAGATATCTATGTATTTGGTTTCTgtgtctctcatttttataagatttccTGAAAGCAGCAACCCTTTTCACTCCTCTCTTTTATTTCTACTCACTACTTGCCCTCATATTTTTTAACCTACCCTTTTTTCAAGAATCCCTCCCTTACATAACCTTCTGTATCCACATTCCCCATGAATCTACTCATCATTCTATATATCTTCTTATCCTGTTCACTCACCCTTTAACCCAGTATCTTTATCCTAtttcttaatgatttttaaaaggcttttatacccgtgtgtgtgtgtgtgtgtgtgtgtgtgtatgtgtgtatatatatatatataatataatatatatatattatatatatatatgtttgttatatgtgtatttgtatgtgtgtgtgcaaatgCATATGTATTGTTCCCTTTTTAACCCATTCCCATTGAGAACGGATTTCCACAACTACCAGCTCTCCAATTCCTCTGTATCAATTCTTCCTCTCATACCTCAGTTGTATaagatgaaaactttttttaaatcttttcctaCATTATTTTACTTGTAAGAATCCAATCCTGCTTAGCtgtacaatttttcttttgaactccCCGATTACTAGCAACAATCTTGAACATATAGTTTACATTCCCatatataaatagtaaataatttgtCCTCATTGAGTCTCTTGTAATTAGTTTTTgatgtttaccttatatttttcttgatttttgtatgtcaaattttctattaagttcaggtCTATTTCTACTCTCCCCTCTTATTCTAACACTTcagacaattttctttaattattttctacatttttgtaTCAAGATAAGggtagctttcaggtagtcccaattattattatgttttttcttcttggagcctttcttttctctcttttcatttttttttcttttattatttcctggTCTCTTATAACTTCACTGGTTTCCCCTtgcccagttctttttttttttttttggctttttgcaacacaatggggttaagtgacttggccaaggtcacactgctagataattattaaatatctgagttcagatttgaactcaggtcctcctgactccagggctggtgctctatccactgcaccacctaaatgccccCTGCCAATTCTAATTGTCTAATGTTAGGAGAAGAAACTGCAGATaagagaagctaagtgatttgctgaaggtcatagtatgtatctgaggcagaatttgaacttgtcttacTGATTCTAAGAGTTGTATTTTATCTACCAACCAACTGCATTTTATCCACTGCCCTACCATCATCCTATCTGCTCTGAGCATTagtcctttttttaaattctcttcttttccttttttttttttgttgttaattcCTGATTATTCTTAAATAATAGGAATGGTTAGTGATGCCACCTCCTCTGTCatcttttcttgctttgcttttctgcatatttttttaaaaaacttatgtTAGTTATATCAGGCAATTCCCCTTTTTCTGTTTCATTGGAATTTTTCCTTTGCAACTTCAGAATTTCATTATTGAGATCCCTATTGCTTCTGGCCTCATTTCCCTTGTATAATTTTGATACATGTTGTCATActtgggaattttaaaaaatctgcttTCCCTCAAATGTAAGGTACATGTCATATTATTCCTGCCTTTTCTTCTATCAAAATCTTTAAGTTTCTATGATTACATGAAATATGATCAAATTTTCTAGGAGCACATCTGTTGTTTAAAATAAGATACACTAATCAAATTTTATAAGGTACTTGACTTTAGAATACTggaaggattttttccttttatactgTTGGTATTTTTCAGTTGCCTCTTCGTTTTCGAGTATATGATCTTTGTACTTGATGGGAATGCTACCAGTgtgatgactttgggcaagtaggTCTCAGTCGgtacctcatttgaaaaatgaggggtttagaccaaatggcctctgaggtcttaTACAGCTCTAAAACTTCGATCTTAAAATTAGGCACACTTGGGAAAGGCTTTCCAATTGTAATTGGTTTTGTGGCCAGTTAGATATGTTAGCtcctttatgtaaaataattctctctctttttttggggggggcaaggcactGGGGCACACAacaaattacctagttgtgtgcccaaggtcacacaactaggtaattattaagttgtctgaggtcacatttgaactcaggtcctcctgtctccagggccgg
This region includes:
- the NDUFA8 gene encoding NADH dehydrogenase [ubiquinone] 1 alpha subcomplex subunit 8 gives rise to the protein MPGVVELPTLEDLNVQEVNVSSAVLKAAAHHYGSQCDKVNKEFMLCRWEEKDPRRCLSEGKLVNQCALEFFRNIKTHCAESFTEYWTCIDYSELQELRRCRKEQAKFDNCVLQKLGWVRPDLGELSKVTKVSTTRPLPENPYHSRPRPEPNPAFEGDLKPAKHGSRFYFWNW